CGTAAAGGTAAATTGTTTGCACGCGCGACGGGCTCAAAAAAAGTGTTTGCAATTGCCACTGACCAAGACAAAGAACTACTGCCGGTAGCAAAAAACCAATTTGTGGTTCCATCTCGGGTGCCGCTCACATTGGATTTTAGTAATGCAGAAAAAGTCATTTTGAACCCAGGTCATTGGCAGCAAACAGGCGTTTTAATCAGCAACTAATGGCTCTTGTGTGGCTACCGGTTTGCTACCGCGACACTAATTTGCTGATTTCAATTTACCAAAATTGTCAGCCAGCCGGCAACAAAAATAGGCTTTGTGCCTAGAGGACATCATGAAGCAGTTACCCTCTTTAGATAAACATTATATAAACGGTCAATGGGTGTCGAGTCAGTCTACGGCGACCTTTGACGTGGTCAGCCCGGTGACTGCACAGGTGGTTGATCAACTCTCACTGGGTGGCAGCGCGGATGTTGACTCAGCTGTCGATGCGGCTAAGAATGCATTTCCGCTATTCGCCGCCACCACTCAAGCGCAGCGAGTCGCGATGTTTGATCGTTTGATTGACGCTTACGAAGACTCGCTTGAGGATATGGCGCACGCCATTACCACTGAAATGGGCGCGCCAATTACGGTATCGCAACAGAAGCAGACTATGGTTGGTTTGGGCTTGCTAAAGAGCATGCGCCAAACCCTGATGGACTTTTCAACAACCGAGAAAATTGGTGATGTGCTAGTACAAAAACTGCCGATTGGTGTGGCCGGCATGATCACACCGTGGAACTGGCCGATGAATCAGGTGGTGTGTAAAGTATCTGCCGCTTTAGCGGCCGGTTGCAGCATGGTGTTAAAACCGAGCGAATACGCGCCTTACAGTGCGGCACTATTTGCCGACATAGTGGACCGTGCAGAGTTACCACCAGGAGTATTTAATCTAGTTCACGGTGGTGCGCAAGCAGGTGAAGCATTGGCTTCACACCGTGATGTGGATGTTATATCAATTACTGGTTCGGTTCGAGCTGGCGTAGCCGTTGCCCAAGCGGCAGCACCAACCGTTAAACGAGTTACGCAAGAATTGGGCGGTAAATCGCCTTTTATTGTTTTGCCTGATGCCGATCTTTCTGCAGCGGCAAACTCGTGCGTCGCCCGACTTATGTTGAATACGGGGCAATCCTGCAATGCACCAACCAGGCTAATTGTGCCAGAGCAACACAAGGCAGAGACTCTGGCAGCAATTAAAACCGCTATCAGTAACTATCAGGTCGGTGATCCATTTGAGCAGTCCACCGATATTGGTCCGGTGGTGAACAAACTGCAATTTGATCGCGTTAATGCCTATATC
The sequence above is a segment of the Arenicella chitinivorans genome. Coding sequences within it:
- a CDS encoding aldehyde dehydrogenase family protein, which gives rise to MKQLPSLDKHYINGQWVSSQSTATFDVVSPVTAQVVDQLSLGGSADVDSAVDAAKNAFPLFAATTQAQRVAMFDRLIDAYEDSLEDMAHAITTEMGAPITVSQQKQTMVGLGLLKSMRQTLMDFSTTEKIGDVLVQKLPIGVAGMITPWNWPMNQVVCKVSAALAAGCSMVLKPSEYAPYSAALFADIVDRAELPPGVFNLVHGGAQAGEALASHRDVDVISITGSVRAGVAVAQAAAPTVKRVTQELGGKSPFIVLPDADLSAAANSCVARLMLNTGQSCNAPTRLIVPEQHKAETLAAIKTAISNYQVGDPFEQSTDIGPVVNKLQFDRVNAYIQTGIDEGAEVLCGGVSDHDANDGFFVKPTCFYDVDESMTVAQEEIFGPVLVVLSYSDIEHAIQIANASHFGLSAYVYGHNNDDTMHVATKLEAGMVHVNDAIATMDAPFGGFKQSGNGRERGVFGLEEYLEVKSIYVG